The genomic interval CCGCCGACACGGTGGGTGTCGACCTCGACGGCAGGCAGGTCCTCGGCACCCTGCTCCCGACGAGCGAACTCCCCATGCACCTCGCCGTCTACCGCACCACCGACGCCCACGCCGTCGTCCACACCCACGCCGTCCACGCGACAGCCGTCTCGACCCTCGTCCCCGAACTCCCCTCGGTCCACTACATGTCCGGCGCCCTCGGCGGCCCGGTCCGGGTCGCCCCGTACGCGACCTACGGCACGGAGGAGTTGGCCGAGAACATGCTCCACGCCCTGACGGACCGCTCCGCCTGCCTGCTCCAGAACCACGGCACGATCGCCTACGGCACCTCCCTGGACCAGGCTTTCGACCGCACGGCCCAACTGGAGTGGATGTGCCGACTGTGGCTGACGGCGTCGTCCGTGCCGGGGCTGTCGCCTACGTTGCTGACGGGGGAACAGGTGGCGGCGGCGGGGGAGCGGTTGCGGGGGTATGGGCAGGGGGAGCGCGCGGCGGGGTGAGGGGGTGGAAGCGGGGGTGAGGGTGAGGGGGTGAGGTCCGCTGGGGTGAGGGCGGCCGGAGTTGAGGGTGGCCGGGTTGAAGGCGGCCCGGGTGAAGCAGCGGGTGTGACGGCAGCCGGGGTGGACGGTGACGGGGCTTGGGAGCAACTCGGGTGAGGGCAGCGGGTGTGACGGCAGCTGGGGTGGATGGTGACGGGGCTTGGGAGCAACCCGGGTGAGGGCAGCGTGTGTGACGGCAACCGGGGCGGACAGCGCCGGGGATGAGGGCAACAGGTGTGACGGTCGCTGTCTGCGGTGGGCTTCTTGCCGGTGCCGACGCCTTTCCCGGCGGTCGCCCTGCCGTCGCCGACATCTCTCGCGGCCCCCGTCGATGAGGCGTTCCGCCCGCCGCGTCGGTGCTCGGCCGCGGTGAGCTTTTCCGGTGCTGCCGTGCCGCCGTGCCGCCCCCGTCGCCGACGCCTTCCGCCCATCGCGACGCTGCTCGGCCGCGGTGAACCTTTCCGGTGACCCCGAGCCGCCCCGCATCACCCGACCCTCGCCGCTGAAACCGCCCCGCCCGTCACCCCAGGCCCGCTCCGGCTGGCCGCTCGCCCGGTCCCCCGCGACACTGGACCCGTGCGCACAGTCAAAGCGACGGCCGCGGCCGTCTCCGTGGCCCTCGCGGCCGGTGTCGCCGGTGTCGCCGCCGGCCGGTACGCCAGCGACGCCGCGCTGAAGGCGCCGCCCGGCCGCCCGCTGCCGGGCGAACCCCGGCTCACGGTGCACTCCACCGCCGCCGGGCAGATCACGCTCACCCGGGACCTGGCCTCCCTGCGCCCCGGGACCTACGGTCTGGCCGGTGACGGCTCCCACGCGGTCGTCGGCCCGGTTGTCGAAACGGCGTCCGTCCCCGCCGACGCCGTCGTACGCCGCCTCGAACGCGTCACCCACGGCACCCTGGACCCCGGCGACAAGGTGTGGCTCACCCCGAACGTCCACGTCGGCAATCCGAGCGCCGCCCTCGGCCTGGACCACGCCGACATCGACATCCCCGGCGAACTCGGCTCCCTGCCCGCGTGGTTCGTACCCGGAGCGCGGAGCACCTGGGTGATCGCGGTGCACGGACTGGCGGCGACCCGCGAACTCTCCCTGAACGTCATGGAGTTCCTGCACCGCAACAGCTTCCCGGTGCTCGCCCTCGCCTACCGGGGCGACCTGGGCGCACCCCGCAACCCCGACGGCCTGGGCCACCTCGGCGAGACCGAGTGGCGGGACCTGGACGCGGCGATCCGCTACGCCGTGCGCTACGGCGCCGAGCACGTCGTCCTGTACGGCTGGTCCACCGGCGCCACCATGGCCCTGCGCGCCGCCGCCCACTCCGCGATGCGCGACCGCGTCTCCGGCCTCGTGCTGGACTCGCCGGTGCTCGACTGGGAGACCACGCTGCGCGCCCTCGCCACCGCCCGGCACACCCCGGGCGCGCTGCTGCCGCTGGCGGTCCGCGCCGCCCAGGGCCGCACCGGTCTGCACGGTGACCGCATCGCCGAGGCCGCCGACCCGGCCCGGCTCCGGGTCCCGACCCTGATCTTCCACGGCCCGGACGACACGGTGGCCCCCTGGACCCTCTCCCGCCGCTTCGCCGCCCAGCGCCCCGACCTGATCACCCTCCAGCCGGTCGCCCACGCCCCGCACAGCGCGATGTGGAACGCCGACCCGGCCGGATACGAGGAGATCCTGCGCCGCTTCCTGACCCCGCTGATGTGAGCAGCACCCCGTTGACGTGATCCGCGCACCGCTGATGTGATCCACCGGCCGTACCGGACGCCCTCCTTCACCACCCCGGACTCCCACCCCCACCACACCCCACCGACCTTCCGTTTAGCCCTGTACCACTGGCCTGATCCCGGTCCCCAGCCGCCCGCGGGACCCCGTGCCTTGGCCCTCCCCGTCGCCCGCCGTGACATTCCGTTTGGGTTTTCGGACCGTCAACCGGAAGACTGCACCCGTGACGTCCCGTATCCCGCGCGACTCCAGGCTTCGACTCGTCCGCCCGCGACCCCTGGCCGCCGCCCCCCGAGCGATGAACCAGCGGCGCTCGCGCCGCCCCGCACCCCGCCCTCCGGAGGGCACACCGGCCCCCGCGGAACTGGCCAGAATGGCTCGCTCCGGCCTGGCCGGAGCCGCCCGAGTCGCCCACTGGGCCGACGCCGCACTACGCCCCGGCCGTGACAGCGCGAGCCCCGACGGCAAAGGCACCCTCTCCGACGCGACCGCCGAACTCGCGGCCGAGGATCTTGGCCTGACCCCGGCTCAGGTCCGCGCCGACTGGGACACCGCCCGCCTCGCCGGCCTCGTCGAGGTGCACGGCGACGAGGCCCGCCCCGGCTGGCGGTTGCGCGCCTGGGACCGCGACGACAGCGCCGTCCTGCGCGGCTGGGTCGCCCTCTTCGACGCCTGGTCGCTCGCCCACCCGGAACCCCGGGAGCACGAGCCCTCAGCCGTCGCCGAGGTCGTCTCGGCCATGCCTCAGGTGCTCTCCTTCCTCCAACTGTCCGCCGGCCCCGTCCCCGTCGAACAGCTCCTCGACCTCCTCGGCCAACGGGTCACCGAACTGCGCACCGAGCGCTGCGAGATCCCCTACGGCCCCCAGCCCGAACCCGTCCAGCAGCCCCCGGCCGCCGACGCCTCCATCGACACCCCCCTCGACCCCCTCCTCGACTGGGCCCTGCACGCCCTTGCCTCCGTCGGCGCCCTCACCTACGGCGACGCCCAGGCCACCCTCACCCCGCTCGGCAGCTGGGCGGTCTGGGTCAAGCTGGAACAGATCTGCGTGGCCGCCCAGAGCCCCGCCGGGAACATCGAGCAGCCCGCCGAGGACATGCTCCGCGGTTGCTCCCAGCTCCGCCCGAACGCCGCCCGCGCCGAGTACCGCGCCTGGCTCGCCGCCCGCACCGTGGGCACCGCCGTCGGCCAGCTGATCGACGCCGCCCGCGGTGAGGACGCCCTGCTGCGCGGCCTCGCCTTCGAGGCGCTGCGCGTCGTCGGCGCCCCCGCCGAACCCGACGTCCGCGCCGTCGCCGACGAGGCGACCCTGCGGCCGTACGCCCTGCTGTGGCTCGCCGAGCACGACGGGATCGACCCGGAGGACGCCCACGAGGTCCTCACCCGCGAAGAGGCCACCTGGTTGTGGGTCGACAGCGCCGCCGCCGTCGCCGACCACGGGGAGGCCCCGCTGCTGGTGCGCCACCTGGAGTCCGCGATCCAGCCGACCGTCCCGATGCTCCTCGACGAGGTGCGCGCCGTAGGGCATCCCCGCACCGTGCAGGTCCTCGTCGCGCTCGCCGCGGCCCACCCCGACCCGGCCCTCGCCAAGGCCGTACGTCGGGCCGCCTTCCAGGTGCACACGGGGGGAAGCTAGGCGCGGTCAGGCCCCTGTCTTCGGTATCTCCGGCAGCTCCGGAGCGTACGTACCGAAGCTCCAGATGTTGCCCTCGGCGTCCCGGGCCATGTAGTCCCGCGAGCCGTACTCCTGGTCCGCCGGGGGCATCAGGATCTCCGCGCCGTGCTCCACGGCCCGCCGGTGATGGGCGTCGACGTCGTCCACGACGATGTACACCCCGGCGGGACCCGCGCTCTTCATCGCCTCGTCGAAACGGCCGCCGCGGCCCTTGGAGCCGAGCATCACGC from Streptomyces sp. NBC_01288 carries:
- a CDS encoding class II aldolase/adducin family protein, whose amino-acid sequence is MAEQRRDQRGGRDARESAGTAGETRRRSVLPEEAHAWGALVATARRTVSDGLVVGTSGNVSVRVGDTVLVTPSGVPYDRLAPADTVGVDLDGRQVLGTLLPTSELPMHLAVYRTTDAHAVVHTHAVHATAVSTLVPELPSVHYMSGALGGPVRVAPYATYGTEELAENMLHALTDRSACLLQNHGTIAYGTSLDQAFDRTAQLEWMCRLWLTASSVPGLSPTLLTGEQVAAAGERLRGYGQGERAAG
- a CDS encoding alpha/beta hydrolase family protein: MRTVKATAAAVSVALAAGVAGVAAGRYASDAALKAPPGRPLPGEPRLTVHSTAAGQITLTRDLASLRPGTYGLAGDGSHAVVGPVVETASVPADAVVRRLERVTHGTLDPGDKVWLTPNVHVGNPSAALGLDHADIDIPGELGSLPAWFVPGARSTWVIAVHGLAATRELSLNVMEFLHRNSFPVLALAYRGDLGAPRNPDGLGHLGETEWRDLDAAIRYAVRYGAEHVVLYGWSTGATMALRAAAHSAMRDRVSGLVLDSPVLDWETTLRALATARHTPGALLPLAVRAAQGRTGLHGDRIAEAADPARLRVPTLIFHGPDDTVAPWTLSRRFAAQRPDLITLQPVAHAPHSAMWNADPAGYEEILRRFLTPLM
- a CDS encoding VOC family protein; translated protein: MAGENSGRPSIYPSLLYADAKAAIRQLTEAFGFTELAVYEGEDGSVMHAELVQGNGGVMLGSKGRGGRFDEAMKSAGPAGVYIVVDDVDAHHRRAVEHGAEILMPPADQEYGSRDYMARDAEGNIWSFGTYAPELPEIPKTGA